The Raphanus sativus cultivar WK10039 chromosome 6, ASM80110v3, whole genome shotgun sequence sequence acttaaaaaaaacaattagtctaataaatgtaataaataaaaacatatatgcagttcaattattttcttaatgtataaaaatatcGAAGTTATACTTTTTAAGAAACAGATCGAATAGCTTGCAGTAGAGTGGATTAATCCCATTCATAATTAATTAGTAATGCGTGAATTGatctatatttttcttacattaCTCAATAACCTATTGTGAAAATCCTAGTAATAAAAATTGTGCATATTCCTCGACCAATATATCGCTATTAGAAGCCTAATGTGTACAGACAGAAATATAGATGcattttaattactttttaaacattgatttttttttcaaattattgatgaatttgttctttaaattgATGTTTGGTGGGTTCCATTTTGATGACTTTGGTAAGTAATACgataagtattttttttttttatgagtaTCTCCATATGATTGCAAATTTGATTTTGAAGCAAGACCACTAATTCCTAATTATTCTTGCAATCTCACTTCCATGATGttagatttgatttgattttccACATGTTAAGCCATAACAtgctttattttgtttcttaataGTCATCGAAGGTTTATTGGATTAATTCTAAACTTAGTCTTGTCACACTCATAGATAAACCAACAAAGTTACTATTGGTTTATCTATGTGCCAAGAGGTTTAGTTGCCTCTTCAATATTGTTGCATTCTTACACTGGTTGAGAACTTGGGATGAAGAGGTGACTGGTGTAGCATAGAATATGGTGTTGAGAACTTCTGATTCTATTAAATGTTTCATAGTGATGACACCTCAAATCAAGAAGATAGAAGGCATGTGATCACTTGTCAAACTATTAACACATCATGCCGTTTACTTTACACAAGAATGAGCAACACAACTTGCCGTTTGTTTTTACAAAGCCACAACATAGTCACCACATCTAAGGCCTATTAGGACATGCAAATGAAATTCAGAAGCACACAAGAATCTATCGTTTATCGATCTGTGCTCCACCATCCTTCTTGTAACACTTTGTGTACCTATAAGTTACAGAGAAATACAACAAAAGGTTGAACATGCTCAAAACTGCTAACACCCAATAATAATTGTCCAACCTGCTCTTGTCTATTGTGTCTTGAAACCATTTGCCTCCGCTTACTCTACCCACCACACTAACAAGAGCAATATTACTCATGATCCCAACCCCACACACACCCACATTAAATAAAACCATGTACTGACTCAACTCTTCAGGGACTGTTTCTTCTAGGTGAAGCGCAAAGCTGTTTTCATAGATTCCTGTAATTGAACCAAGAAGAACGTACTGTGGGAGCAGCCAGAACACACTCATGGGAACGGTCTCTCGAGTTCTAACCACTTTGAGCCTCATGGACTCAACATGAGCAGCAATGGCGCAGCAGAATACCGATAGGATGATGGAGACTGGTATACCATatggtgttttgttttgttttggtgcTTGGGCGTTACGTTTTGCAGCCATGACGCATAGTTCTCGAGAGCCTAGCCTTGCAGCCTCGCTAAAGAGTAAGAGGAGTGGGAGAGGGAGGTTCCAAGATCCGAACTTGGAGTCCAAATGGTTTGCTTGCTCGAGGAAGAAAGTGTTACCAAGAGAGAAAACAATCCCGGAGATAAGAGATGTCGCGAACAATGGAACCGTGCGGATCACGCTTTTGGTTTGCTCCACTTCTGTAACCCTACAGAGTCTCCATCTGTTTTCCTTCTGCTGTTCCAAGGGCTCGGTTTGGAGTATCATCGCAGCTCTGTCCAAGCCCCTGAGTTTTGACAAATCAAGATTCAAGAACTACTACATACATAAACAACACAAAAGCTAAGTcgttaaatatcaaattaaccTCAAGCTACTTGTGTGGGACTTCATATCAAGACCACACTCGGTATCTTCATAGAGGTGGTTTGAATTGTTAGGGTATCCATTAGACATTTTGGAAGCAGAAGCCGCAAAGACCCGGAACATTGTTGTCAAAGGGCTCCCACTAGGTCTTTCCCGTTTGTATGAACAAGCACCAGAGAGAAAGATCAGCATTGCTAAGACCTCGCAGCCAGCAGGGACTGCGAATCTTACAAACCATGGACTTATCTGAGGAAGTGCAACAGCAGCAAGTAAAGGGAACACAAAGTTCCCAACGTTTCCAATGACAAAGCTAGTGAGCATGGCTGGATTCCCATTATTCCCACTACTGTCTTCAAGTTGGTCCTCTGTAAAAACTCCCAACGAGATGGACCGTCCAAATATACCAACAGATATGACAGTTAGGGCAACGTAGAACAGCCCCTTTTGTCCTTCACCAGAGATTATTGGTGATGCTGATATTGCCAAGAACCCGAAACCCTAAACACCATAGAGGCATAAGAgcaaaataatactaaaaaaacCAAAGCTGAGAGGAGGTGTAAGGTCTTACGAAACTGAATGCAAAGGTAGAGAGGCAGAGCATCCAAAAGTGACCGATAAATGCATCAACTAAGAACTGCATGCCTAGATGAGCAACGGCTGATACACCAGCAAACACATTCACAATTGCAGCTGCATCCGTGAACTTGAGCTTCATCTCCTTCGTCAAGTATATCATTAACATCCACAGGGTAAACCACGCAACAGTAAAAGCCCATGATAGAACtgattgataaaataaaaaaatcaataaaccaACATATACAAGCAAAGGCATTGAACATCTAAGCCAACATGATGAACATAGTTTGACTATTAATGATCAATGTAGAATCTAAATGTGAATGTTTGAATGTGTTACTCCATTAATTATCAAACAAGATCACAAAAAGAAGAGCTAACACATCAACTTACCAATAACTCGTAGAAAAGACGCCATTAGTACTATACATCAGCTAACTTCTCATGTGGAAACAAAATCAATGACTAAGGACATTCAAGAGAAAGGCTAACACAAGCAAAGACGTGCTGATCtgtttcataattttatgaGACGGgcttaaacatttttttattatcctCTAATTAAACTAGTGTGAGTCATAACTATCGACAAGGCTGGTTTTATTGattatgatatttattattCAGAAATTTGAAGATACATTATTGTAGTAACAGGACTTTATCTGCCAGTTCATATCAAGCTATAACCAAAACATACTTGatgtccaaacaaaaaaaaatcaataatatgtAATAACAAAAAGACAAGACAGAGTTTACAACAATTTCTCGAGGAAGAACACATCTTACTCAGTCTCTCCCCAATGGAACCCTAAGTATGTGGACATTATTGGATCAATCGAATTCAAACGTGCACCTCAAGATACACAAAAACTACGTTAGACAGCGATGGAAGAAGTAGATAGAGCCTTGAGGGCAGACGAAATCTCCGTCGACGCTTCTCTCGTAGTCTCAGAGGAGAAACCGTGAGAAAATATTAACCTTCATTGAAGGAGAGAGAGGGTGCAGAGAAGAGCCGGTGAAAAGAACGGCGCCGATTCAAGTTGACTTTGTCGTGCATGCTTTTGTCATTCTCGATCAAAATAGTTTTACTTAATGGGCCTTCAAGGCCAGAGTAGACCCAATGTCAGAAGCCTATGGTTCATTGCAAGATGATTAGTTTTGAATGCATCTCTACTATTACTGTGAAAAATAACCCATCCACATATAGAAACAAAATTAGTTGTTTgataataaactttttaatttaatgGCATGTgaaataacttcaaaatcttaataagattaaaaattGTAGATTCCTGAACCCATACATTTTCTTTAGTAAgatgtaaatatgtattttaattacaGTTTTAAGAACAAATACTTCTTTTTTGGCACATTAATTTTATCGTCTATACGATTGTACgcatataaatagataaataaacgTTACAAAACTAAAACTCGTAATCAACCAATACAAAATTGACTTATTAGTCAAAATTAACTAGTAAATATTTTGGAAGTCacatatttaaatttctcaaattacgatttaaatatataactttctaaatatttactagttttttttgtcagcttcCAACTTATTAGATCAAGTGGTAGTCGGTCTTGAGGCGTTCCTAAGAAGCGCTCTGTCCGGCTgggtctgatctatatgggaaaaaAGAACACCGCTGTTTCTCGCCTCCTTGACGAGAGAGTCTGCACGCACATTCCTAGCCCTGGGTATATGGGCGATGCTGAATTCTTGGAAGCCGGCTCGTAGAAGACGGAACGAGGCTAACTCGGAGGCAAAGGCCGGCCAATCAGTCGGGTTGGCAATCATATCCACCAGGTCGGAGCAGTCCGTCTCCATATGGATCACAGTACATTGTACTTCTCGTAGACAAACTAAGGCCCATATGAGTCCTTCCATCTCTGCATGGAGAGCTGATAAGCTCTTCCGGCATCCTTGTAAACCAAATCTTTCAACTCCCATTTGATCCTTGTAGAACCACCTAGCCCACTAACCGTGCCATTATCAACCCATGAGGCATCAATTTGACAGGTCGGGCATTGGGGGTTCACAGGGAGAGTCGAAACTCGCGACGGTGCTGATTGTAGCTCATCCTCCTCTTCATCCTCCGGTAAATTTGCCTTTCTCCAGCATTCAGCTTCTATAGAAGCTAGCTGCAAGGTGTCACCTGGTGAGATTTCCTTTCCATTGAAAACTTTCTCGTTGCGtgccttccaaatgtaccataaGATCCATGGGAAGTTCTCAATAAGTGGTTCCATATAGGCCACGTTTCTCTTCCTTCTAAAAAGGAGGTTCATGTTTTGATAAACAGAAGTACTTGGGAAGTAATCCGGAAGAGACGAATAGTCCGATAGAGCCCACACCTGAAGTGCCAGGGGGCATTCAAAAAGCAAGTGATTAATGGTTTCCTCAGAGTCACCGCATCTAGGACAGCTCATATCAGTGCTCAGGTGTCTATATGCAAGTTTTTCAGTCGTAGCAATACATCCTGTCAAAGCTTGCCACATAAAGTGTTTCATCTTTCCCGGGGCCGGGATACTCCACACATGGCTCTGTAAACCAGTGATGCTTGGTTGTAAAACCTGATCTTCAGCTTCACACATTTTCGTTTTCTGTAGTCGAGCGTATCCTGATTTCACCGAGTACACGCCCGATTTCGTATAGTTCCATGCATACCCATCCATTGACCATGTATTGCTAGGTCGCAGTTTGAGTATCAGTGAGATGTTCTCCGGGTGAAAATAATCAAGTAAAAGGTTAGTATCCCAATCCCTTGTATCCCGCCTAATGAAGGAGTGGACAAGGAGTTTTGGGTCTCTATAAGTAATTCGTTCTGCCGGTTTCGGTGGGCGGACATCAATATAGAGTTTTAACCAATAAATCAGTTTGTCATGGTTGATAATaaaatctcttttcttttcacaTCTAATTATCTAGTACATCCGTGCAATCAGCAATTGTTCCGTAAGAtcaaaagataataataataaataaaagtcaAGATCGGAAACCTATTGAATTGGAACCAATTGGGTTGAAAACttccaaataaatataaattgagGAGTAAATATTCGCAGAAAGGAGGGGTTGTAATCGAAGCCCAATGGTTGTTCAACTATTTAAGAGGGTGCCTAAGTAGATATACCCTCGTGATGAAAATTAATGGCCGAGTCATAATCATATGACAATAGTAGACCCAACAATggtcatagtttttttttattatctattcATGATTCCATTTATAGCCACCGAAGAGTAGAATATGCTGCTTGTATCCAATATGGAACTTAACTAGATGTACTTGCAAAGATAAACAAGTTGTTATAACTAACTATGAACTAGTGATCTGCACCTAACTAGATAAGTAGATATAAAGAAATATCGAACTAGTGATCTGCACCTAACTAGATTGGTCATTTAAATCGATACTTTatattctaactttttttcttgttacacaaaaagtGTTATTCTAcaattttaatgtaaattatatttattttcatctaaaaattaattgtaaattacattgattttataaataattttatttatctcaaaatGTCACAGTGacacttattaaaaaacatGATGAGTATGTTTTTTCTTGGTAGACTAAAGAGATTACTACTACCTTGTAGATATCAGCCAAGTAAATGATATGTACCAGTATGAACAACGCGGTAAATTCATTGTATACATTCGACAAGTTTGTCGATTTAGGCTTGGTTTAAAGTTAACATGAAACCGAAGCTAAAGTTACAAAACGTACAGAACTGTAAAATTGGGGTTTGTTGTTACTTTTCTTTATCCAAAAAAGTTAGCAATGATCACATAGTTATTaaagtaaattttcaataaagtataatcaaattgtttttaaatGCAACACGttatttttgataaatctacgtaccaaaaacaaaacttaagaaaaatcACAAATAGGTATTGACgctaaatttgaaaacaaactgGTGTCAAACATCAGTTACGTGCACTAAATCCGGTTTTGTGATTTGGCATAAGAGTTTTGGTAAGCCTCAAAGCATAAACCACCACACATTTGACTTCTGAGTCAATTAAAGACAGGTTGCTACAACAATTATGATCATGATCTCGAATCCTTAGAACATCATCATTGGTAGatattcttataaaatatattttctcatataatatcaactagatcttgacccgcgctttggaagcgcggaatattttacgataaaaaatttcactaataacttaacaaatatttttttaacttttaaagagtgtgtatttaaaatatttttgcatttaaatcagtgtttttaaatttaacccgattgtgattataccggttaatccggagatctaacaattcaacttagttatttaaaatattcatattaaaaagtcactaaaaTCCGAAACTAatcgattgaactgatggatgactgatatgtaatctattttgattgaaattgtaatagtttcataatttgtaatcttataatccaactttaaagttcattattttgtaatttatgaaattatgacgtttttacaaaattttaaagagaaaatgatggatataaaataactaagattaattattgtattgtttggaaacattgatagtagtatataaaatatattgtttggaaacattgatagtagtataaagaaataagtatattgtttggaaacatggatagtagtataaagaaggaaacattagtgatttaatgtaggtttaaatataaaatataaatatgtatttaatttaaaaacttacaaaataaatgttaagtccaacagaatgtttctgttttaataagatagatgtatcTTAATTTTACTATTactttttctaagaaaaaatgggctaataaaataaaagtgtttttattattttaatgagTTTCTTAGTATATCTACAACTTcattctatttttcattttaaaatagagtttaaagtaaaaatatttcaatgaTACTCTATTTCAATTTGTTTACACTATTGACAATAATATGTGGGCACTTCTAGTTTTATACTTTGTAACTTTAGTTATATGTTGGTTGGTTGTACTCTTTCTTTTAtactttgtaatttttttttatactttgtaattttagttattttaattcTGAAAATCTTTTGTGAAAAACTACGTATAGTAGTGCACTTCGAGATTTACTCGGTCTGGATTTTTAGTTACCAAAATTATATGTCACCAGCCAAAAGATCTCCATAGACAAAAGAGTTATAGTCATAACTCATAACTGGTCCACCCGAGAACACTACAACTGCCAAACTCCAtctcaataaataaataaataaatatatatgtatataaataaaccTGTGTAGCATGTTCCTGATTTAActtcaaaataaactaaaaatcgAGAAAAACTTGTCAGAGTTGTAACGAGACATTTCATCTTGGTTTTTACCATGTGGTATAATAACTTTCTTAtctttcaaaattcaaaacaaatctTCTTTTGTGAAACAGATGAATTACTTTGGTGGATTTAATAGGTGCAGATAATTTTTGAATTCAATGCATTGTTGTATATTCCTGACATGATCATGATCGGATATATTAGctactatatataaaataaaataaaatttaatttaatttgatttttttttgaaactgaattTAGTTTAATTGTTATGACTTATATATGACAGCCAGATGTAGATTTGATCTCCAGTGGTTATGATAGTATcattgtctttttattttttatgttttatcttGCTTAACATTTGATGATAGTACATTGTCCTACATTACATTCATATTTACGAAATGTCACATGCCACGGTCATAGTTAAAAACCTGTGTACACTAAAAATGtcttataagaaaaataatatgtttacactattgacaaatattatatacaagTATACAACCAACTTACCAATCAAATGATCAttccaattttatttttcttagagCACGGCCAAAGTTGAGTTCTAGATAGAGTTCTAAACTAATAAACCAATTAAGAAAAATGAAGATTGttgagaaaaataagaaaaaggtGTCAGGATGCGTACACTCTTTAAGAACCAATTTGAAACTCTCTTTGCCAAATGGTCATATGTCGCTGGTCTTCTTTTCTAacaatcattaaattttattatctaatcaaaatacatttaaatataatatttttacatttagttATGCATTTTGAGTCTCTCCCcgttggagatggtctaatcGTTATTGTACTGAAGTAAACCTTGAAAACATCACAAATATAAACTTGCGAAGAAAATATTATGGAAGCATAGAAGACAGTAATAGCTAACTAGCCCAATGAAAAATATTCATATCTTTGTAttatttcttcatcttctcttttatCCAATcggtaattatatattttccgTCTTCAACGGAACCCTACCGTCGGTACCAGCTAGCATTGCGTACTTGTCCTTTCTTGTGAAACTGGTGCACTCAAACCCTAAGGTTCCTGCCAAAACCCTCTGTATGTAATTGGCCACCTCTATCGGCGACTTGCCTCCTTTACATGTCAGCTCAGCCGGTAGCTGCTTAAGGAAAGTGATCTCGAACGTGGGAATGGGGTTCATGAAAGCAAAGTAAGGATCAAGAAGCTTGTAGCCACGTGTGGTTGTACCATTAAACATGCTTTGTTTGGTGTTGATAGCCACAGGGACGATCCTGTCCGTGAGCTCGGCGAACATGGCGCTAAACCGGAGAAGAAAAGGCTCACGGCACGTGGTTCCCTCGGGACATATCACAAGATCGCCTTCCTCCAAGAGACGCTTGATGTTAGCTGCGTCTTTATCGCGCTGACGAGTCA is a genomic window containing:
- the LOC108808771 gene encoding protein NRT1/ PTR FAMILY 5.5, which codes for MLMIYLTKEMKLKFTDAAAIVNVFAGVSAVAHLGMQFLVDAFIGHFWMLCLSTFAFSFGFGFLAISASPIISGEGQKGLFYVALTVISVGIFGRSISLGVFTEDQLEDSSGNNGNPAMLTSFVIGNVGNFVFPLLAAVALPQISPWFVRFAVPAGCEVLAMLIFLSGACSYKRERPSGSPLTTMFRVFAASASKMSNGYPNNSNHLYEDTECGLDMKSHTSSLRGLDRAAMILQTEPLEQQKENRWRLCRVTEVEQTKSVIRTVPLFATSLISGIVFSLGNTFFLEQANHLDSKFGSWNLPLPLLLLFSEAARLGSRELCVMAAKRNAQAPKQNKTPYGIPVSIILSVFCCAIAAHVESMRLKVVRTRETVPMSVFWLLPQYVLLGSITGIYENSFALHLEETVPEELSQYMVLFNVGVCGVGIMSNIALVSVVGRVSGGKWFQDTIDKSRLDNYYWVLAVLSMFNLLLYFSVTYRYTKCYKKDGGAQIDKR
- the LOC108808772 gene encoding uncharacterized protein LOC108808772, giving the protein MDGYAWNYTKSGVYSVKSGYARLQKTKMCEAEDQVLQPSITGLQSHVWSIPAPGKMKHFMWQALTGCIATTEKLAYRHLSTDMSCPRCGDSEETINHLLFECPLALQVWALSDYSSLPDYFPSTSVYQNMNLLFRRKRNVAYMEPLIENFPWILWYIWKARNEKVFNGKEISPGDTLQLASIEAECWRKANLPEDEEEDELQSAPSRVSTLPVNPQCPTCQIDASWVDNGTVSGLGGSTRIKWELKDLVYKDAGRAYQLSMQRWKDSYGP